One genomic segment of Ricinus communis isolate WT05 ecotype wild-type chromosome 3, ASM1957865v1, whole genome shotgun sequence includes these proteins:
- the LOC8282068 gene encoding transcription factor MYB1 has protein sequence MGRTPRSSKDGLNRGAWTAAEDKLLTDYISVHGEGKWSNVAKKTGLKRCGKSCRLRWLNYLRPDIKRGNISDDEELLIIRLHKLLGNRWSLIAGRLPGRTDNEIKNYWNSNLSKKAQEMQLTLPKLDKNPVAVKPCDEAVPCPSRSIDLTCTNGVGATALHEPEVNTGIYGTDQSSDLSPSWASGDDISSDFLLDFDVEDLCQILDSGLPAKDTDYAINSAREGDSDVNINGMLKSDVSDRFPEENWDRDESVQTDDLDSSAMMSLVSFLDSGVDWSGMA, from the exons ATGGGAAGAACACCTCGCTCTTCCAAGGATGGTCTAAACAGAGGAGCATGGACTGCTGCCGAAGACAAATTGCTCACTGATTATATTTCCGTCCACGGTGAAGGTAAATGGAGCAATGTTGCCAAGAAAACAG GTTTAAAGAGATGTGGAAAGAGCTGCAGGCTTCGCTGGTTGAATTACTTGAGACCTGATATTAAGAGAGGAAACATCTCAGATGACGAAGAACTACTCATTATCAGGCTCCACAAGCTCTTAGGCAACAG ATGGTCTCTAATAGCTGGGAGACTTCCAGGGCGAACAGATaatgaaataaagaattattggAACTCCAATTTATCCAAGAAAGCACAGGAAATGCAACTAACCCTCCCTAAACTTGATAAGAACCCGGTGGCAGTGAAACCTTGCGATGAGGCCGTACCATGCCCTAGTCGAAGTATTGACCTGACTTGCACTAATGGGGTTGGTGCCACAGCACTGCATGAACCTGAAGTTAATACTGGGATCTATGGAACTGATCAATCGAGTGACCTATCACCATCATGGGCATCCGGGGATGACATTTCATCCGACTTCCTATTGGATTTTGATGTGGAAGATCTCTGTCAGATTCTTGATTCCGGCCTCCCCGCCAAGGATACCGACTATGCAATTAACAGTGCCAGAGAAGGAGATAGTGATGTCAATATAAATGGAATGCTGAAGAGTGATGTATCAGATCGGTTTCCAGAGGAGAACTGGGATAGAGACGAATCCGTACAAACCGATGACTTGGATTCATCAGCTATGATGTCGCtggtttcttttcttgattcGGGAGTGGACTGGTCCGGGATGGCCTAG
- the LOC8282069 gene encoding flowering-promoting factor 1: MSGVWVFKHNGVFILENPGAEASEGRQGGSSRRKVLVHLPSGQVVTSYSSLEQILRNLGWERYYGGDPDLFQFHKHSSIDLISLPRDFSKFTSVYMYDIVVKNPNIFHVRDM; this comes from the coding sequence ATGTCGGGGGTTTGGGTTTTCAAACATAATGGAGTGTTTATCTTGGAGAATCCTGGAGCTGAAGCATCTGAAGGAAGACAAGGAGGTTCTTCAAGGAGAAAGGTTCTAGTGCACTTGCCATCTGGTCAAGTTGTAACTTCTTACTCTTCCCTTGAGCAAATACTCAGAAACTTAGGTTGGGAGAGGTATTATGGAGGTGATCCTGATCTCTTCCAATTCCACAAACACTCTTCCATCGACCTAATATCTCTTCCAAGGGATTTCTCCAAGTTCACTTCTGTTTACATGTACGATATTGTCGTCAAAAACCCCAACATCTTCCATGTCCGTGATATGTAA